The Syntrophales bacterium genomic interval GTGCATCAGCCATTTTGATTCTCCTTTAAATGGGGACAGGCCCTGTGGCCATGGCCCGGGAAAAATGGGACAGGTACCTATTTTCCCTAAATTTTGGGGGTCAGGTCTTTAAATTTAGCGTTTTTGCCGGGGGAATAAGACACGATCCTCTTTCTTTGCCCGTTATGGCAACTGTAAATGGAGTTGCGCTTTGATCAGGATGCACAGCGTATTCTTTATCTCGTTATGCCTCGGGATGGGTAATGAAAATTCTCGATGCCGTCGACGGGATAAAGCTGACATCTTCAGAACCCATGACCGCCTGATAGGCATCTTGAATGTTTTTCTTCAATTCTTCAATGGTTTCTCCCTGACTGAACACGCCGGGAACCTCCAGAAGCCTTCCCACATACCAATCTTCATCTTGCCAAAATTCAAGGGTAAATTGTCTCATCGGTGATACCTCTATTGGGGGTCAGGTCTTTAAATTTAGCGTTTTGCGGGGGCCTTTTGGCGGTCGGCGCCCACGATTTACATCCAGTTATCAAGTTTCAACTCTTTGATACGCTTGAAATGCTTTGTATTGTTCGTCACCATCGTCAACCCATGGACAAGTGCGCAAGCGGCAATAAACATGTCTGCGTCATCGATGATCATCCCGGCGTTTTCAAGAGATGCCTTCAGTTTCCCGAATGCCTCGCTAATCGCATCATCCGATTCGATGACGTTGATGCGATCGGTGAGATTTCGGATCATTGCAATGTTTTCGTCAACCCGTTCAGACTTATAGGCTCCATAGTACAGTTCACTGACAGTAATGAAGGATACGAAAATGTTATCAATTCCGCCCGACAAGACCTTCTGCTCGATATGCTCATTCCCCTTGAGCCAGTAGACGCAGATGTCGGTGTCCAAGAGGTACTTCACAGATCGACCTTTCTTCGGCCATAACCGCTGCGGTGCGTGGTAATATCCGCAATGATCTCATCTGCCGGACGATCGTCTTTCCAGACGCCGCAAAAGCCCGTTCTTTCGGTATCGGCGGCAGACTTGCGCCCGGCACGCCCGGCAACACTCTTGACGCCTTCTCTCAATGACCGCAACATCTTAACCGCCTGCGGCAGAACCGGTGGCGGCAGGGTTCTAATCTCCCCGAGAATGATTTCTTCGTATTTAGTTTGCGTTCGCATGGATTTACCTCTTTGGTCTTGGGGGTCTCTAAATTTAGGCAAGTCTTGGGGGTCAGGTCTTGAAATTTAGTTTTTGGGGGTCAGGTCTTTAAATTTAGCGTTTTGCGGGGGGGCTGTTTTTAAAATCCCGGGTTATTCAGCTTCTTTCGTTAAATGCAGGCTTATCCGTTCGAAAAGCGCGGCATAATCCGGCAGGCGGGCCAGAATGAGATTGAATGTTTCGGCGTCGTAGATGTGGCTGAGACGATTTCTGTCCTCGATGGCATCCAGCAGCAACAGGTAATCGTCCTCAGCAGCATAACCTCCAACGTAATAGGCTTTGATAACCTTCTTGGGCGCTGCTTCGTCTATACCGTCCCTTTCCTTGAGAAAGGCCTTGATTGCTTTCCAGCATAATTCCGTGGTGTACTCGAATTTTTGCGCCCGGCCATTCTGAAATCCGTCGATAAGACGTTCGTCGGCAAGCTTTTCCTTGATCTCAGCGAGGTCTACCCGGGCCAGATAGGTGAACTTATCCAAGGCCTCTTTAAACGCCACAATTCTTAAGTCCATGGGATTGCATCCTGTTTTACGCGTTCCCCAAAACGGCCGGTCAGTTGGGGAGTTGTCACGATTTCTACCCGGAAGGGCACAAAGGATTCCTCGAGCTCATCGTTGAGCGCTCTCAGGATGCTAACGGGGATTTCGCCATCAATCCAGAGGTCGTAGTCCGAATTCCAGCGATTGTTGCCCCGGGCGCGCGAACCATAAAGATATATCGGCGCCTGCGCCGGAATATGCTCTCTCAAAGCCCGGCGGATATATGCTTCCGAGCGGTTAATGAGTTCTTCTCTGGTCATAGTTTTTTTGGGGGGTCAGGTCTTTAAATTTAGCGTTTTTGCGGGGTGGAGATGATACAGCTCCGCCCTCTGGATTACACCAGGGGCTTTGGCGCAATTAGGGACAGAGCCCCATTTCCCAAAAAGCCGGGAAAAAGGGCTCTGTCCCTAATTGCGCCGGACCGCTGCACCTCGGCCTGCAATTGCCGGATATCCTGCGCCAACTGTTCGTACTCGGCCGTCTTGCGCTTGAAAAAGAGGTAGGTCATCCGGGCCTTTTCCTCGATCCCACAGGGGGTCAGGTTGTATAGATATGCGATTTTATTGTCTGATTTCCTGAAGTTCTCGACCTTTATAAAACCCTTGTCGATCAGGGCATTTATGAGGAAGTTGATCTTGCCGACGCTGATCCCCAGCCGGATGGAGAGCTCCCGCTGGCTCATCTCCGGGGAGCGCTCGATCTCGCGGATGATGTGGAGCGTCTCTTCTTTTTCAAGTCGGGCTGCAAGTGTAGCGGGCATCTGTGATCATATCCTGTCGTGTCTGGGTGTGTTCATTTAGTGAAGACCGCTGCGAACCTATTCGAAGCGCCCGCGGAAGTCAAGAGATATTTTGGGGGTCAGGATATTTTGGGGGTCAGGTCTTTAAATTTAGCGTTTTTGCGGGGGTGGGATCGGGTCCCTTAAGTAATTTGCAACCCCAGTGTATGCCGCAACGCTGCATCAACGTGCCCCATTGGAAGTGTCCCAATGATCCGATCAATTTCAGTTTCGGCAACGGTAGCCAGATTATCAGTCATGACAACCGAATCCGTGAGCAAACCCGATTGCCGGCCTTCGAGTGTCGAAAGCTGGACAATAACACGGCTCCGGTGCTGAGCGCGAAGCATCCGACTGGTTATCATGGTCACGATTATCTGCGGCAGCCCGGTTTGGAGGTTGTCGGCCTGAACAACCAATACCGGACGAGTCTTGGCTGTCCGCAAATCGGAATGGGGAAATAGCATTAAGACGATATCGCCACGCTTATAGATTTGCTTTGGCTGCGTCATAGTTGTCATATATCTCCATTTCCGGGGTGTTCCAGTCTTCGGCGAAAGTTGCCAAACGCGCACGCAAATCGGTGGCTTGCGCGACACTAATGCCGCGTGCCTGCAAGTCTATGCTACTGGCCCTGAGAAAAGTAACGACCACCGGTGTTTCATCAGTGATGTTTCGCGGCAGCTCAGACAAATGAATGTTACCGCTACGATAGACGCCTTGAATCGCTGTAAGCATATTTCCTCCTGTTTTTTGGGGGTCAGTTTTGGGGGTCTTTAAATCCAGCATTGCTGCGCAACGCTAAACTTAAAGACCCCATTCACCTGACCCCATTCACCCTGTCAATAACCGCCCAGATGAAAATCTGTGTATCGATCAAGATCCGCAACGATTTGCCTCGAATTCGGAAAGCAGATCGTCGGGCAACGGCGCGTCGAAATCTGCTGACACCTTCGCTTTGCCTTTGAGGATGCCGAAGCGGATTTTCAGCCCGCTCGCCTCGATTCTGGACATCCGCGCCATCGGTTTACCGGCCTTGGCTATGATAACATCTGCGCCGGAAGCTACATCTTTAAGCAACCGAGACAGGTGGGTTCTGGCTTCCTGAACATTATATGTTTGAGTATTCATGAAAACCTCCACAAAACTTTTAAAGGGGGGGACAGCTCCCGATTATTAAATCCCATCCTGTGGCCCGGAAAAGCCGGTACAACTCCCTATTTTCCCTGCGATAAAATAGGGAGTCGCCCCGGTTTTTCCTCTGTGCAAGGTCGGGGGTCAGGTCTTTAAATTTAGCGTTTTGCGAGGGGACATGCTGACCCCATTTTTTTATCACTTCACTCTCCAATAACCGTCGCGGTCGCTCCCGATTCGTTCCACCCGGTTTTCAGATTTGAGCGCGGCCAGATGGTCCTTGATGGTATTTGGACTTTTCCCCAACAATTGCGCCATCTCGCTGCGAGTAAGGTTTTGATTTTCACGGAGGATGTCGAGAATTTGGTCCTTCGTTGACTTTTTCTGGGTGGTTATCCGGGTGGTTATCTGGGTGGCTTTCTGGGTGGCTTTGAAAAAGGTTACCCGAAACCCATCCTGGATCTCCTCAAACGACGGATCCTTTAGCCCGTATGACCTTATGGATTCCAATACCCGTTTGATGCCGGAACCGTATTTCTCAATGATCCCGGCTTCTTTAAAAAGCGTGGCGATCTGTTTGTTGCGGATGGCGGAGACGTAGTTTCCGCGCACCAACTGCTCTATCGACAGCCCGGCCATCAAGCGACCGGGATTGAAGAATTCTATCCGATCTTCAAATATTCTGATCATGGAATCGCTTGAACTCATGTAGTCGCGGTGGACAATCATGTTGACCACGATTTCGCGAAGCGCCTGAAGGGGATAGTCCCAGCGTTCTTCCCGCTGTTTGTCTCCGGTAATGATGTAAGATCTATTCAGATGTTTTCGAATAAACGAGAGCGCCGCATCCACTTCACCAAACAGGTCCGATCGGATGGTTAGGCTGTCCTGAATGAGGGTGTCGCTATTAAAACGTCCTATCTCTATCGTGGATAAAAGGACATCCTCCGCTGCAAAAAGCAGATAGCAGCCATTCGTAATCGATGTTTCTTTGATTAACTCGAATTTTTTAAGCACCGTGAGGGGATCGTCCAGAATGGGATTGGGGCGAATCCGATTTGATATTTCTATGAATTTGCTTACTTTCGCTAAAGAGATGTCCTCCAGTCCATGGCGGGTGTCGGAATAGAAATCCCAGCTTGTCTGATAACTTCGCAAATGAAGATCGGATATCTCGTGAATGGAGATCTGATGGTTTGCATTCCTGACTCTTTTCAGATATTTCCCTCGGCAGCTCACGGGCTTGATCGGAAACTCGTCGACCATAAAGATCACGACGTCTTTATGATCAATGGCAGCGGTCGCAACATCCGGTATAAGAGTTGGAAACGTGTTGGTTTTTAT includes:
- a CDS encoding MarR family EPS-associated transcriptional regulator, with the translated sequence MPATLAARLEKEETLHIIREIERSPEMSQRELSIRLGISVGKINFLINALIDKGFIKVENFRKSDNKIAYLYNLTPCGIEEKARMTYLFFKRKTAEYEQLAQDIRQLQAEVQRSGAIRDRALFPGFLGNGALSLIAPKPLV
- a CDS encoding nucleotidyltransferase substrate binding protein: MDLRIVAFKEALDKFTYLARVDLAEIKEKLADERLIDGFQNGRAQKFEYTTELCWKAIKAFLKERDGIDEAAPKKVIKAYYVGGYAAEDDYLLLLDAIEDRNRLSHIYDAETFNLILARLPDYAALFERISLHLTKEAE
- a CDS encoding type II toxin-antitoxin system PemK/MazF family toxin, yielding MTQPKQIYKRGDIVLMLFPHSDLRTAKTRPVLVVQADNLQTGLPQIIVTMITSRMLRAQHRSRVIVQLSTLEGRQSGLLTDSVVMTDNLATVAETEIDRIIGTLPMGHVDAALRHTLGLQIT
- a CDS encoding nucleotidyltransferase domain-containing protein, yielding MTREELINRSEAYIRRALREHIPAQAPIYLYGSRARGNNRWNSDYDLWIDGEIPVSILRALNDELEESFVPFRVEIVTTPQLTGRFGERVKQDAIPWT
- a CDS encoding type II toxin-antitoxin system prevent-host-death family antitoxin; translated protein: MNTQTYNVQEARTHLSRLLKDVASGADVIIAKAGKPMARMSRIEASGLKIRFGILKGKAKVSADFDAPLPDDLLSEFEANRCGS
- a CDS encoding type II toxin-antitoxin system VapC family toxin, coding for MKYLLDTDICVYWLKGNEHIEQKVLSGGIDNIFVSFITVSELYYGAYKSERVDENIAMIRNLTDRINVIESDDAISEAFGKLKASLENAGMIIDDADMFIAACALVHGLTMVTNNTKHFKRIKELKLDNWM
- a CDS encoding putative DNA binding domain-containing protein, which translates into the protein MAAFANTKGGYVFVGVADSGKIVGVQLGNETIPQWLNQIKTNTFPTLIPDVATAAIDHKDVVIFMVDEFPIKPVSCRGKYLKRVRNANHQISIHEISDLHLRSYQTSWDFYSDTRHGLEDISLAKVSKFIEISNRIRPNPILDDPLTVLKKFELIKETSITNGCYLLFAAEDVLLSTIEIGRFNSDTLIQDSLTIRSDLFGEVDAALSFIRKHLNRSYIITGDKQREERWDYPLQALREIVVNMIVHRDYMSSSDSMIRIFEDRIEFFNPGRLMAGLSIEQLVRGNYVSAIRNKQIATLFKEAGIIEKYGSGIKRVLESIRSYGLKDPSFEEIQDGFRVTFFKATQKATQITTRITTQKKSTKDQILDILRENQNLTRSEMAQLLGKSPNTIKDHLAALKSENRVERIGSDRDGYWRVK
- a CDS encoding type II toxin-antitoxin system HicB family antitoxin, translated to MRQFTLEFWQDEDWYVGRLLEVPGVFSQGETIEELKKNIQDAYQAVMGSEDVSFIPSTASRIFITHPEA